One segment of Halomonas sp. TD01 DNA contains the following:
- a CDS encoding thiol-disulfide oxidoreductase DCC family protein produces MSRFSTLRAKPPVTLYHDGHCPFCRVEVAWLAKHRHQERVTLVDIQSSDFNAADVGRRFDDMMGLLHVKDSQGNWYIGMDASRALYAVLGYRWLVWLSCLPGLRGVMDAGYRFFARRRVRLGQWWDKRHANK; encoded by the coding sequence ATGAGCCGCTTCTCTACGCTTCGTGCAAAGCCACCTGTCACGCTTTACCACGATGGCCACTGCCCTTTTTGCCGCGTGGAAGTCGCGTGGCTTGCAAAGCATCGCCATCAAGAACGCGTCACGCTAGTGGATATTCAGAGTAGTGATTTCAATGCAGCCGATGTAGGACGCAGATTTGACGACATGATGGGGCTGCTGCATGTCAAAGACAGTCAAGGAAATTGGTATATCGGCATGGATGCCAGCCGGGCCCTCTATGCAGTACTGGGCTACCGGTGGCTAGTGTGGCTTTCTTGCTTACCAGGCCTGCGAGGAGTAATGGATGCAGGCTATCGTTTTTTTGCCCGTCGCCGCGTTCGGCTGGGCCAGTGGTGGGATAAGCGTCACGCTAACAAATGA
- a CDS encoding cryptochrome/photolyase family protein: MSKPLLLVLGDQLSLSLATLRDAPTNAVVALCEVAEEARYVPHHIHKIGLFMAAMRHFAQALRDKGYNVHYSRIDDADNTQSLIAEAERIATQYGCNEVCVARPGEWRLWDAMQQRQEASLPWRIIEDDRFFTSPDDFSNWAKGRKQLRLEYFYREQRKRTGLLMEGDTPAGGKWNFDHDNRDPIHASLSFPSLPTHCQDALTQEALNDAKHHFSEHMGSLENFNLPVTRRQALVDLNHFLDKGLADFGRYQDAISDSEPFLYHSRLSAALNIGLLTPHEVCEAAEQQYLAGHAPINAVEGFIRQILGWREYVRGLYWTQMPAYKRENQLGFERELPAFYWDGNTDMRCLQRAIQMTIDNSYAHHIQRLMVTGNFALLCGVKPEALCDWYLAVYADACEWVELPNTLGMVLHADGGLMGSKPYCASGKYIDKMSDHCQHCRYSPKQVTGPKACPFNSLYWHFLETNAEQLNRNPRMKLIYGSLSRMKDEKRDAMRQQAEQFLASLPTSQSYGQALHTQGYFSKDTQ; encoded by the coding sequence ATGTCTAAGCCTTTACTACTCGTTCTTGGTGACCAGCTTTCGCTTTCATTGGCGACCCTGCGCGACGCACCAACTAACGCAGTGGTCGCCCTTTGCGAGGTCGCCGAAGAAGCGCGTTATGTGCCTCACCATATACACAAGATCGGCTTGTTTATGGCCGCCATGCGACACTTTGCTCAGGCGCTGCGCGATAAAGGCTATAACGTTCACTACAGCCGTATTGATGACGCCGATAATACCCAGTCACTCATCGCGGAAGCCGAACGCATTGCGACTCAGTACGGCTGCAATGAAGTGTGCGTGGCAAGACCTGGTGAATGGCGGCTTTGGGATGCCATGCAGCAGCGTCAAGAGGCTTCCTTACCCTGGCGAATAATCGAAGATGACCGTTTTTTCACCTCACCTGATGACTTTTCCAACTGGGCTAAAGGACGTAAACAGCTTCGCTTAGAGTATTTCTATCGAGAGCAGCGCAAACGAACGGGGCTGCTGATGGAAGGCGATACACCCGCAGGTGGTAAATGGAACTTTGATCACGATAACCGTGATCCGATTCATGCATCGCTCAGCTTTCCCTCACTTCCCACCCATTGCCAAGATGCGTTAACCCAGGAAGCGCTCAATGATGCCAAGCACCATTTTAGCGAGCACATGGGGTCTCTGGAGAACTTCAACCTACCCGTCACCCGCCGACAGGCGCTGGTGGATTTAAACCACTTCCTTGATAAGGGGCTGGCCGACTTTGGCCGATATCAGGATGCGATCAGCGACTCAGAACCGTTTCTTTATCACTCCAGGCTGTCGGCGGCGCTCAATATCGGTCTGCTAACACCCCATGAAGTCTGTGAAGCCGCTGAGCAACAGTACCTAGCGGGCCATGCTCCTATCAATGCAGTTGAAGGGTTTATTCGTCAAATACTCGGTTGGCGAGAGTATGTGCGCGGGCTCTATTGGACACAAATGCCGGCTTATAAGCGCGAAAACCAGCTTGGCTTTGAGCGCGAGCTGCCGGCCTTTTATTGGGATGGCAATACCGATATGCGCTGCTTGCAGCGCGCCATTCAAATGACCATCGACAACAGCTACGCTCACCACATACAGCGCTTAATGGTGACCGGCAACTTTGCCCTGCTGTGTGGTGTTAAACCTGAAGCGCTCTGCGACTGGTACTTAGCGGTTTATGCCGATGCCTGCGAGTGGGTTGAGCTGCCTAACACTTTGGGTATGGTGCTGCATGCTGACGGCGGTCTAATGGGCTCCAAGCCTTATTGCGCCTCCGGCAAATATATCGACAAGATGTCTGACCATTGCCAGCACTGTCGCTATTCCCCGAAACAAGTAACTGGCCCAAAAGCGTGCCCATTTAACAGCCTTTACTGGCATTTTCTGGAAACCAACGCTGAACAGCTGAACCGCAACCCACGCATGAAACTGATCTATGGGTCACTCTCACGCATGAAAGATGAAAAGCGTGACGCGATGCGTCAGCAAGCTGAACAGTTTCTTGCCTCACTACCGACCAGCCAAAGCTACGGCCAAGCTCTCCACACGCAAGGCTATTTCTCCAAGGATACTCAATGA
- the hemH gene encoding ferrochelatase, whose translation MVDSVVKDQPGEGRLAHAPSDHPAVPPAKVGVVLANLGTPDATDYWSMRRYLSEFLSDKRVVDYANWKWQPLLQLIILTKRPFSSGNAYKSIWNNEKNESPLLTTTRAQTEKMAARLKALYGDNVEVDFCMRYGNPSTESVLNRMKEKGCERIVFFPLYPQYGSPTTATANDQAFRTLMKMKWQPYIRTVPAYFEHPAYIQALANSVQEAYDGFETRPTKLVASYHGVPERYLLEGDPYHCQCQKTTRLMREKLGLSKEEVDTAFQSQFGPEKWVGPQTVDHVAELAKQGHKHIAIMSPAFSSDCVETLEEIKEEIHDSFMEAGGETFSYIPCLNDRDDHIDALLAVVNNELAGWLPASK comes from the coding sequence ATGGTCGATAGCGTTGTGAAAGATCAGCCGGGAGAAGGGCGCTTGGCCCATGCTCCAAGTGATCACCCTGCTGTTCCCCCTGCAAAAGTGGGCGTGGTGTTGGCTAACTTGGGCACCCCGGACGCAACTGACTATTGGTCTATGCGGCGCTATCTCAGCGAGTTTTTGTCTGATAAACGTGTCGTCGATTACGCCAACTGGAAGTGGCAGCCGCTTTTACAGCTGATTATTTTGACTAAGCGGCCCTTTTCATCTGGAAATGCTTATAAAAGCATCTGGAATAATGAAAAGAATGAGAGCCCTTTGCTGACGACAACGCGTGCCCAAACAGAAAAAATGGCTGCGCGTTTGAAGGCGCTATATGGCGATAATGTCGAAGTTGATTTCTGTATGCGCTATGGCAATCCGTCGACTGAAAGTGTCCTCAACCGCATGAAAGAGAAGGGCTGTGAGCGGATTGTTTTCTTCCCGCTTTATCCCCAGTACGGCTCGCCTACGACCGCAACGGCAAATGATCAGGCATTTCGTACGTTGATGAAAATGAAATGGCAGCCTTATATTCGTACGGTGCCCGCTTATTTTGAGCATCCCGCCTATATTCAGGCGCTGGCGAATTCAGTGCAAGAAGCTTACGACGGTTTTGAAACGCGTCCGACTAAGCTGGTAGCAAGCTACCATGGCGTCCCCGAACGTTACTTACTAGAAGGTGACCCCTACCATTGCCAATGTCAGAAAACGACGCGCTTGATGCGTGAAAAACTGGGGCTGAGCAAAGAGGAAGTGGATACAGCGTTCCAATCTCAGTTTGGCCCTGAAAAGTGGGTAGGCCCACAAACCGTTGATCATGTGGCTGAGCTTGCCAAGCAGGGGCACAAACATATTGCGATTATGTCGCCTGCTTTCTCTTCCGATTGTGTTGAAACCCTGGAAGAGATCAAAGAGGAAATTCACGATAGCTTTATGGAAGCAGGGGGCGAGACGTTTAGTTATATTCCCTGCTTGAATGATCGTGACGACCACATCGATGCGCTGTTAGCGGTCGTTAACAATGAGTTGGCCGGTTGGCTTCCTGCTTCTAAATAA
- a CDS encoding putative monovalent cation/H+ antiporter subunit A, which produces MQFAVLMGFVLAASSPLLNRWFGERTSLVLALFPALMAAWLLSQAPIVMSEGPLLLEWSWVPSLGISLSFLLDGLSLLFGLLITVIGTFVLIYAGGYLKGHTDIARFHLALVAFMASMLGLVLADGLLTLFVFWELTSITSYLLIGFNHTDIEARKSARQGLFVTVAGGLALMAGLVLLGVASGSWSLYEIGQMESDLREHSLYAPMLICLLLGAFTKSAQFPFHFWLPNAMAAPTPVSAYLHSATMVKAGIYLMARLQPELGGTALWVGILSVVGAITMLTGAFLAIHHTNIKKLLAYSTIMALGTLTMLLGIGSEYAMTAFVTFLLAHSMYKGALFMVAGILDHETGTKDVTAMGGLKSAMPVTAVIACVATLSLAGVPPLFGFIGKELMLEAALGAERFKILLVLFAFLAAILTIAVAAIIAFRPFYGRQLETPKIPHEAPFSMLIGPAVLALGSLVLGLAPAMLGADALLTSAATAVAGEPLPVSLSLWYGINMALIMSIVSLGLGFLLFKRWDGVRSKLAMLAPVMRHGPEAGYEGLMNGIVRFSEWQTRLLQNGYMRNYILVMLVVLIALIGNSILVRHAPQLALTLDVRFHEVIVAGTMVMGALFATISRSRLGAVVSVGIMGFSIALIFILFSAPDLGITQLLVETLTVILLVLVLFRLPRFSNLSTNLERIRDGAVAATMGILIFLLIMTAWSIDQFEPISAYMIENSAPLAYGRNIVNVILVDYRALDTLGEMFVLALAAIGVIAMLKLRHGGDESKATEGEKPSVKEPYDG; this is translated from the coding sequence ATGCAATTCGCTGTGTTAATGGGCTTTGTGCTGGCAGCGTCGTCGCCTTTGCTCAACCGCTGGTTTGGAGAACGGACAAGCCTAGTGCTGGCACTGTTCCCTGCTTTGATGGCTGCTTGGCTGTTAAGTCAGGCACCTATTGTTATGAGTGAGGGGCCGCTTCTGTTGGAGTGGTCTTGGGTGCCATCATTAGGCATTAGCCTGAGCTTCCTGCTTGATGGGCTGTCACTGTTATTTGGGCTGTTGATTACCGTTATCGGCACTTTCGTGTTGATCTATGCTGGTGGTTATCTCAAAGGCCATACCGATATCGCGCGGTTTCATTTAGCGCTTGTGGCTTTTATGGCCTCTATGTTGGGGCTGGTGCTCGCTGACGGATTGCTTACGCTTTTCGTATTTTGGGAATTAACCAGCATCACGTCTTATTTATTAATTGGCTTTAACCATACCGATATTGAGGCAAGAAAATCAGCTCGTCAGGGTTTGTTTGTGACAGTTGCCGGTGGATTGGCGCTGATGGCAGGCCTGGTGTTATTGGGGGTAGCAAGCGGAAGCTGGTCGCTTTATGAGATAGGCCAAATGGAGAGCGATCTTCGTGAACATTCGCTTTATGCCCCTATGCTCATTTGCTTGCTGCTGGGAGCATTCACAAAATCGGCCCAGTTCCCTTTTCATTTTTGGTTGCCCAACGCCATGGCGGCGCCAACGCCTGTATCAGCATACCTGCACTCGGCCACTATGGTGAAAGCGGGTATTTACTTAATGGCTCGCTTACAGCCTGAGCTGGGTGGTACAGCCCTGTGGGTAGGAATACTGTCGGTTGTCGGTGCGATCACGATGCTGACAGGCGCCTTTTTAGCGATTCATCACACCAATATCAAAAAGCTGTTGGCTTATTCCACCATTATGGCGCTTGGCACGTTAACCATGCTGTTGGGCATTGGTTCTGAGTACGCCATGACGGCATTTGTTACTTTCTTGCTTGCCCATTCGATGTACAAAGGGGCGCTGTTTATGGTCGCCGGTATTTTGGACCATGAGACAGGCACCAAGGACGTTACTGCCATGGGCGGGTTGAAATCTGCCATGCCAGTTACTGCGGTGATTGCCTGTGTTGCGACACTGTCGTTGGCGGGCGTGCCGCCATTATTCGGCTTCATTGGTAAGGAGCTAATGCTGGAGGCGGCGCTTGGGGCCGAGCGTTTCAAGATATTGTTAGTCCTGTTTGCTTTTCTGGCCGCTATTTTGACGATTGCAGTGGCTGCCATTATTGCATTCCGGCCCTTCTATGGACGGCAACTTGAAACGCCAAAAATACCCCATGAAGCGCCGTTTAGTATGCTGATTGGCCCCGCTGTACTAGCGCTTGGTTCGCTTGTGTTAGGGCTGGCGCCAGCTATGTTGGGGGCTGATGCGCTGCTTACGTCGGCCGCGACGGCGGTGGCAGGTGAGCCGCTGCCAGTTTCATTATCGCTTTGGTATGGCATCAACATGGCGCTCATCATGTCGATTGTTAGTCTTGGACTAGGCTTTTTACTGTTTAAGCGCTGGGATGGTGTGCGTAGCAAGCTAGCAATGCTGGCACCAGTGATGCGGCATGGCCCCGAAGCGGGTTACGAAGGTTTAATGAACGGTATTGTGCGCTTTTCTGAATGGCAAACACGCCTGCTGCAAAACGGTTATATGCGCAACTATATTCTCGTCATGCTGGTGGTGCTGATTGCCTTGATTGGTAACTCAATACTTGTGCGCCATGCGCCTCAACTGGCGCTGACGCTGGACGTGCGCTTCCATGAGGTAATTGTCGCTGGCACCATGGTAATGGGAGCGTTGTTTGCGACCATTTCTCGTTCACGTCTTGGTGCAGTGGTCTCGGTCGGCATTATGGGATTCTCGATTGCACTTATATTCATTCTCTTCAGTGCGCCCGACTTGGGCATTACCCAACTGCTAGTTGAGACCCTCACCGTTATCTTGTTGGTTTTGGTGCTCTTCCGTTTGCCGCGTTTTTCAAACCTTTCCACAAACTTGGAACGTATTCGAGATGGTGCCGTGGCGGCAACAATGGGAATTCTAATTTTCCTACTGATTATGACCGCTTGGAGTATCGATCAGTTTGAGCCGATTTCAGCCTATATGATCGAAAATAGTGCTCCTCTGGCTTATGGTCGCAACATTGTGAACGTCATCTTGGTGGACTATCGTGCCCTCGATACGCTAGGCGAAATGTTTGTGCTTGCTCTTGCTGCTATTGGGGTTATCGCCATGCTTAAACTGCGCCACGGCGGAGATGAAAGCAAAGCGACAGAAGGCGAAAAACCCAGTGTTAAGGAGCCGTACGATGGTTAA
- a CDS encoding Na+/H+ antiporter subunit B, with the protein MVKSGTIILNTAARFLMPLQLMFSIFLLLRGHDEPGGGFIAGLVAAGAFTLYLFAFGVSATKDVLRMVDPRDLIGIGLLLGMISVVPAWFMGQPFLTAQWWTIPVIDFKASTPLIFDIGVYFAVLGSVMGMVMALMEVDKDEP; encoded by the coding sequence ATGGTTAAATCAGGCACGATTATTCTCAATACGGCAGCGCGGTTTTTGATGCCGCTACAGCTGATGTTTTCAATTTTCTTGCTGCTACGTGGACACGATGAACCAGGGGGTGGGTTTATTGCTGGGCTCGTGGCGGCGGGGGCCTTCACGCTTTACCTGTTTGCCTTTGGGGTAAGTGCCACCAAAGACGTGCTGCGCATGGTCGACCCTCGCGACTTAATTGGGATTGGGCTGTTGCTGGGCATGATTTCAGTGGTGCCTGCCTGGTTTATGGGCCAACCGTTTTTAACCGCTCAGTGGTGGACTATTCCTGTCATTGATTTCAAAGCGTCTACACCGCTGATTTTCGATATAGGCGTGTACTTTGCCGTTCTTGGTTCGGTGATGGGAATGGTGATGGCGCTGATGGAGGTGGATAAGGATGAACCTTAA
- a CDS encoding Na+/H+ antiporter subunit C: protein MEPLMALAIGLLYAAAIFMMLRRSIVKLVIGLLLLSNAANLLIFTTAGMTRGAPPLIPEGMLQPLGEVADPLPQAVVLTAIVIAFGVLAFAVVLIRRAYEIVKADDLDKMKDTDT, encoded by the coding sequence ATGGAACCGCTAATGGCACTAGCGATTGGGCTACTCTACGCCGCCGCTATTTTTATGATGCTACGTCGCTCTATTGTGAAATTGGTGATTGGCCTGCTGCTGCTTTCGAATGCGGCCAACTTGCTGATTTTTACTACGGCAGGCATGACGCGCGGAGCGCCACCGCTAATACCGGAAGGAATGCTACAGCCGTTAGGTGAGGTAGCAGACCCGTTGCCCCAAGCCGTTGTACTGACGGCGATTGTTATTGCATTTGGGGTGCTGGCATTTGCTGTCGTGTTAATTCGCCGTGCCTATGAAATTGTAAAGGCAGATGATTTGGACAAAATGAAGGATACCGACACGTGA
- a CDS encoding Na+/H+ antiporter subunit D: MRPEVALPVLLPLLSGALSLLFWRSRPVQRFIAVAGNVALLLVCVWLFVAVLFDGYITMQMGSWPAPFGITLIADMLSAVMILMTGIIGLAMGIYSLATTGRGHEKFGYYPLMHLLLAGVAGAFLTGDIFNLYVWFEVMLVASFALLILGGERAQMEGAIKYVTLNLLASVIFLTAVGLLYGTVGTLNMADIALRMDEAEHSGMVEVLAVMFMVAFGIKAAAFPLFFWLPASYHTPPVAVSALFAGLLTKVGVYSLFRVFTLIFDQTMGYLQDIMLWGAVLTMVTGVLGAAAQYEFRRILSFHIVSQIGYMILGLALYTPLAIAGGVFAIVHNIIVKTNLFLISGITHHLQGSYQLKKMGGLYRERPWLAVAFFISAFSLAGIPPLSGFFAKFVLVRAGLEAGAYVATGFALAVGLMTLYSMVKIWNEVFWKALPEENNVPASQTSVGDDGRLLKPNLWMMYTPVVVLAMMSLLIGVFAEPIMQVMTLIGDQLMSPSGYIEAVLGVSASAEAALIDPIELQAEQIGDRAEDSP, from the coding sequence GTGAGGCCTGAAGTTGCTCTTCCCGTCCTGCTGCCACTGCTTTCTGGGGCTCTTTCATTACTGTTTTGGCGCTCTCGCCCCGTCCAACGTTTTATTGCGGTAGCGGGTAACGTTGCGCTGCTGCTTGTGTGTGTATGGTTGTTTGTTGCTGTTTTGTTTGATGGTTACATCACCATGCAGATGGGCAGTTGGCCGGCTCCATTTGGGATCACGCTAATTGCCGATATGTTGAGTGCCGTCATGATTTTAATGACGGGCATCATTGGTTTGGCGATGGGCATTTATTCGTTGGCCACCACGGGGCGTGGTCACGAAAAATTTGGCTATTACCCACTGATGCATTTGCTGTTAGCGGGGGTTGCAGGTGCCTTTTTAACTGGCGACATTTTCAATCTGTATGTTTGGTTTGAAGTAATGCTGGTGGCGTCGTTTGCGTTGTTAATTCTGGGCGGTGAGCGAGCCCAGATGGAAGGCGCTATTAAATATGTCACGTTGAACCTGCTGGCTTCAGTGATTTTCTTAACGGCCGTGGGGCTACTGTATGGCACGGTAGGCACGCTAAACATGGCCGACATTGCTCTGCGAATGGATGAGGCTGAGCATAGCGGCATGGTCGAAGTGCTCGCTGTTATGTTTATGGTGGCTTTTGGTATTAAAGCCGCCGCCTTTCCGCTCTTTTTCTGGCTGCCTGCTTCCTATCACACGCCGCCAGTAGCCGTATCGGCGCTGTTTGCTGGTTTGCTGACAAAAGTAGGGGTGTATTCGTTATTCCGTGTGTTCACCCTTATCTTTGATCAAACAATGGGCTATTTGCAGGACATAATGCTATGGGGGGCTGTGCTGACAATGGTCACTGGCGTGCTGGGTGCCGCTGCTCAGTATGAGTTCCGGCGTATTCTCTCGTTTCATATTGTGAGCCAGATTGGCTACATGATCCTTGGCTTGGCGCTGTATACACCGCTAGCGATTGCGGGTGGTGTGTTCGCCATCGTGCATAACATTATTGTCAAAACGAACCTGTTCCTGATCAGTGGTATTACCCATCATTTGCAAGGCTCTTATCAGCTTAAAAAAATGGGCGGACTTTATCGCGAGCGCCCTTGGTTAGCCGTGGCGTTCTTTATTTCAGCGTTTTCGTTGGCAGGCATTCCGCCTCTATCGGGTTTCTTTGCTAAGTTTGTGCTGGTTCGTGCTGGCCTGGAAGCTGGGGCGTATGTGGCGACAGGGTTTGCACTGGCAGTAGGGCTCATGACGCTTTACTCCATGGTGAAAATTTGGAACGAAGTGTTCTGGAAAGCCTTGCCAGAAGAAAACAATGTACCTGCTTCACAAACCTCCGTCGGTGATGACGGTCGATTACTAAAACCAAACCTGTGGATGATGTATACGCCGGTCGTTGTGCTGGCCATGATGTCGTTATTAATAGGCGTTTTTGCTGAGCCTATTATGCAGGTGATGACCCTTATCGGTGATCAGCTAATGTCTCCATCGGGTTACATTGAGGCCGTACTGGGTGTGTCTGCTAGCGCTGAAGCAGCGCTAATTGACCCGATTGAGTTGCAGGCGGAGCAAATAGGTGACCGTGCGGAGGACTCCCCATGA
- a CDS encoding Na+/H+ antiporter subunit E produces MTGAIWNLLLGLAWVLLSGDFTGLNLLVGMIFGYIALLLIEPQVEALKGYPARVPRIIGFVGFFIKELVQANLRVAFDILTPPWHMKPGVIAFPLSAQSEMEITMVANLISLTPGTLSLDVSDDRKVLYIHAMFLDDEEELRNNLKEMEHRALELFR; encoded by the coding sequence ATGACCGGTGCGATCTGGAACCTTTTACTCGGGCTAGCCTGGGTACTGCTGAGTGGTGATTTTACCGGCCTCAATCTGCTGGTGGGGATGATTTTTGGCTACATAGCGTTGCTGTTAATTGAACCTCAAGTCGAAGCGTTGAAAGGCTATCCGGCTCGTGTGCCGCGGATTATTGGATTCGTTGGTTTTTTTATTAAGGAGCTAGTGCAGGCTAACCTGCGGGTCGCCTTCGATATACTGACGCCTCCTTGGCATATGAAGCCCGGCGTTATTGCATTTCCCCTTTCTGCACAGAGCGAGATGGAAATTACCATGGTGGCTAATTTGATCTCGCTAACACCCGGTACGTTGAGCCTTGATGTCTCTGACGATCGAAAGGTGCTCTATATCCACGCTATGTTTTTGGATGATGAAGAAGAGCTTCGAAATAACTTAAAAGAGATGGAGCACCGTGCATTGGAGCTATTTCGTTAA
- a CDS encoding monovalent cation/H+ antiporter complex subunit F, which translates to MDTVILISQIIMGLALVLTFVRVVRGPSLPDRVVALELFSTTVVGLVGVYAIQSGVASFLDAAIVIALMGFLAAIGFARFLERGGPRDD; encoded by the coding sequence ATGGATACCGTTATTCTGATAAGCCAGATAATTATGGGGTTGGCGCTTGTACTGACCTTTGTGCGTGTCGTGCGTGGGCCTAGCTTGCCCGATCGCGTCGTTGCACTTGAGTTGTTTTCTACAACCGTAGTGGGGCTGGTTGGCGTTTATGCTATTCAATCAGGCGTCGCGAGTTTTCTTGATGCGGCAATCGTGATTGCCTTAATGGGCTTTTTAGCGGCGATTGGTTTTGCACGCTTTCTGGAACGTGGGGGGCCGCGAGATGATTGA
- the mnhG gene encoding monovalent cation/H(+) antiporter subunit G, with protein MIEFIKGTLLITGSSFMLLAAIGLLRLPDLLTRMHATTKAAALGVILIMLASAMHFAEVGVVARSFAIIVFILITAPIAAHVIGRAGYFVGSRLWSGTVKDELRPNYDPLTHELKSGLETHENAKRHPRTTDPD; from the coding sequence ATGATTGAGTTTATCAAAGGCACGCTGTTGATAACGGGGTCGAGCTTTATGTTGCTGGCTGCCATCGGTTTGCTGCGGCTACCGGATCTACTGACCCGCATGCACGCGACCACTAAGGCTGCAGCGCTAGGGGTTATTTTAATTATGCTGGCATCGGCCATGCACTTTGCTGAAGTTGGCGTGGTTGCGCGTTCGTTTGCGATTATTGTTTTTATTTTAATCACAGCACCGATTGCTGCCCATGTCATCGGTAGGGCAGGTTACTTTGTGGGCTCGCGCCTTTGGAGCGGTACAGTAAAAGATGAGCTGAGGCCTAACTATGATCCACTCACTCACGAGCTTAAAAGCGGTCTAGAAACCCATGAAAATGCTAAGCGTCATCCACGAACCACAGACCCTGATTGA
- a CDS encoding DUF2256 domain-containing protein, producing MQRKQDLPQKDCVQCQRPFTWRKKWARCWDEVRYCSERCRREAKQHSTPRRQVHEQHD from the coding sequence ATGCAACGCAAGCAAGATTTACCGCAAAAAGACTGTGTTCAATGCCAGCGTCCTTTTACTTGGCGGAAAAAGTGGGCGCGCTGCTGGGACGAAGTGCGCTATTGCAGTGAACGATGCCGTCGCGAAGCCAAGCAGCACAGCACACCAAGGAGGCAAGTGCATGAACAGCACGACTGA
- a CDS encoding DASH family cryptochrome, producing the protein MNSTTDIVWLQDNLRIADNPLLHFDAPPEQLLCLYVLDQRWFEPSSAGDDTPRLGPARLRFLWQSLMELRGELLQRGSDLLVRIGDPASIVLETADMLSAREVRVAAHSGYEESQHIARVAEQLPPACQFFCADSGYLIAADDLPFALSELPPNFSAFRRRVEKHCEFLAPQPAPITLPPWPESAPRGFPPLKAVCEESAVWQPDNRQGFVFVGGESAASDRLQQYLWRQNGAESYKKTRNGLLGANFSTRFSPWLARGCLSARQACQEVKNWEAVHGSCESSYWIIFELLWRDYFHRAAQLEGAVLFGREALPPANNAFNAWRNATTGVPFIDAAMLELKHTGWISNRARQNVASFLVKDLNVDWRLGARWFEHCLIDYDVASNWGNWRYIAGVGRDPRQDRYFNVLKQAGHYDPQGLYVAYWLPELEALPLGQGRHQPWRVASSKFDAPYVEPSEWQRWLVAKTELQESDE; encoded by the coding sequence ATGAACAGCACGACTGATATTGTATGGCTTCAGGATAATTTGCGGATAGCTGATAACCCCTTGTTACATTTTGATGCTCCCCCAGAACAGCTCCTTTGTCTCTATGTGCTGGACCAGCGATGGTTTGAGCCTTCGAGTGCGGGCGATGACACTCCCAGGCTGGGCCCTGCTCGATTACGCTTTTTATGGCAAAGCTTGATGGAGCTACGTGGTGAGCTGCTGCAGCGTGGCAGTGATTTGTTAGTTCGCATTGGCGACCCTGCCAGTATTGTTCTAGAGACTGCTGACATGCTGAGTGCACGAGAAGTGCGCGTGGCAGCGCATTCGGGGTATGAAGAGTCACAGCATATTGCGCGCGTCGCTGAACAACTCCCGCCTGCGTGTCAGTTTTTTTGTGCTGATAGTGGCTATTTAATTGCTGCAGACGATCTTCCCTTTGCATTGAGTGAGTTGCCGCCTAATTTTTCGGCATTTCGACGGCGTGTTGAAAAACATTGTGAGTTTCTGGCACCGCAACCCGCGCCGATAACACTTCCTCCATGGCCTGAATCAGCTCCCAGAGGGTTTCCCCCGCTCAAGGCAGTATGCGAAGAGAGTGCTGTCTGGCAGCCTGATAATCGCCAGGGCTTTGTATTTGTGGGAGGTGAGTCAGCGGCTAGTGATCGTTTGCAACAGTATCTCTGGCGGCAAAACGGCGCGGAATCGTACAAGAAAACCCGTAATGGCTTATTGGGGGCTAATTTTTCCACACGTTTTTCACCATGGCTGGCGCGAGGTTGTTTATCCGCTCGCCAAGCGTGTCAAGAAGTAAAAAACTGGGAGGCCGTTCACGGAAGCTGTGAATCCAGTTATTGGATAATTTTTGAACTATTGTGGCGAGATTACTTTCACCGAGCGGCTCAGTTAGAAGGCGCTGTATTATTTGGTCGTGAAGCGTTGCCGCCTGCTAACAATGCGTTCAACGCGTGGCGTAATGCTACAACCGGCGTGCCATTTATAGACGCTGCCATGTTAGAACTGAAGCATACCGGATGGATATCCAACCGAGCGCGCCAAAATGTCGCCAGTTTCTTAGTGAAGGATCTAAACGTCGATTGGCGCCTTGGTGCGCGGTGGTTTGAACACTGCCTGATTGATTACGATGTGGCGAGTAACTGGGGCAATTGGCGTTATATCGCTGGTGTTGGTCGTGACCCCCGCCAAGACCGTTACTTTAATGTGCTGAAGCAAGCAGGGCATTACGATCCCCAGGGGCTATACGTTGCGTACTGGCTGCCTGAATTGGAGGCGCTGCCATTAGGGCAGGGGCGTCACCAGCCCTGGCGCGTAGCATCTTCTAAGTTTGATGCGCCTTACGTAGAGCCAAGTGAGTGGCAACGATGGCTAGTGGCTAAAACGGAACTTCAAGAATCAGATGAGTAA